A genomic segment from Ptychodera flava strain L36383 chromosome 8, AS_Pfla_20210202, whole genome shotgun sequence encodes:
- the LOC139138981 gene encoding centromere protein C-like, translating to MAGIVQEKGHVPKGLAFPYILKGKIGRRTGIQLTANARRDSEGYEIFDDYWSDNSDKSDDEISMSSSMSETNCKTVETNGTQKKLKTIRQPSPPPRRMSSFSPVAPSSGTPLTESTKKVDKKLDTTYTCSPTVQKSKTSDVTDGSQIQECQVTSEEAFITGSIIKNPPSQNPSSAVKDFNMKRRLTFSAVSAEDSEPEEKQTDGNHVNNHICVADNKQYEHQNGETENIPEEDHLQDVDSTDTVPTETSHKERLQPIVTSSEKETDTDFKTSDSEITNERYLTLKSHVTSTIEMLSRIHQDTTNEGERGESPDFVIVDEEDHVLGSRKKATFESRQKRLQKSTGKGKGKGSQFESHKKKMGQESGGSDSRLITSSVRKLTVKGTEQSKQDLITETETGQKSKDEAETVARRGRGQQGHTEEESLAGDNDIVMDNDVSEVEDNEALASEKKATPEQKRKSKSSTKSSDGSHSKGDTSVGEEDREIVSEKPIETGKKAGKGKKSTVKSSTGKYTSHRSIFSSFVSSDEETEVMKEDKKINRSAKSKLNKKNTGKRTKPADEELLSGSPGNEGDVPSTGMRKRGRSSVKKQNTRKGSSKEKIVESESELEDDVRTAKRKTPASKAKLSERKRGKPKKKTEEEKGDLEMNRNTGKSTGQKRTKKAVQSNKKAEQSNKKAVQSNKKAVQSNKKAVQSNKKAEQSNKKAVQSNKKAVQSNKKTKANQERSQVKGSAHRQRQHPRVVYSEDDTFQAETDDEMTNQWSQAEQQSVPLSDTEQSEINRNKVIFANDNLISPTEKILSPHLGSGTRHSSRRKSKPKEYWKVSSDDASTVPLAADMASHKTKRSKKIKEIDQDAGVAGKQGTVRKSSKKGRDTSTAKKNQQVQRSTKRKSEAKSAGPKKSQRKSAVAKMNSYLELSDPNELYSTLMEDLDGDNEEQSVGQSYIAEPSPAKKRRGQQTPQKSPRKPIQPHFDEDDDDDNDDNDNDEQYDDNYDGQSMNVEMEETDETLIESWQHSGESEESETITPQSFNKGPMDSYESSDEDRPIPRKTIAKGTKLKKVQLIEPKSGTPGLRRSRRCRVGPTRYWMNERPIYEKRKSGGFVLTNVQTPFVPDESKGRRIAKRQRMAKSPVDMSLHGDVEDSFEEDAAPLITTFDSSQNREVEMDCVRSGSALEYVGPTGRNATANDSIAITKALDTEKFAMGKLVLRPLQEKPAQLVRTDTLAFHIIKGKIMVEIHHTKVLLQAGDYFYVPTGNSYSVRNLRKDEAILSYFLLKQTK from the exons GATATTTGATGATTACTGGTCAGATAATTCAG ACAAGAGTGATGATGAGATCTCTATGAGCAGCAGTATGTCAGAAACAAACTGCAAGACTGTAGAAACTAATGGCACTCAGAAGAAACTTAAAACGATACGACAG CCCAGTCCACCACCCAGGCGTATGTCATCATTTTCACCAGTTGCACCAAGCTCTGGTACACCGTTGACAGAAAGTACTAAAAAAGTGGACAAGAAACTGGATACTACCTACACATGCTCACCCACAGTGCAAAAGAGCAAAACAAGTGATGTTACAGATGGGAGCCAAATACAGGAATGTCAAGTAACGTCTGAAGAGGCCTTTATTACAGGGTCCATCATCAAAAATCCACCGAGCCAAAACCCCAGCTCTGCTGTTAAAGACTTTAATATGAAACGAAG GTTGACATTTTCTGCAGTATCAGCTGAGGACTCTGAACCTGAAGAGAAGCAAACAGATGGGAACCATGTCAATAATCATATCTGTGTGGCAGATAACAAACA ATATGAACATCAAAATGGAGAAACTGAAAACATCCCGGAAGAAGACCATCTTCAAGATGTTGACAGCACCGACACTGTTCCAACAGAAACGTCACATAAAGAAAGACTGCAACCCATTGTTACAAGTTCTGAGAAGGAAACAGACACAGATTTCAAAACCTCAGATTCTGAGATCACTAATGAGAGATATTTAACTCTGAaaagtcatgtgacctcaaCCATTGAGATGTTGAGTCGTATTCACCAAGACACTACCAACGAGGGGGAAAGGGGAGAGTCCCCTGATTTTGTCATTGTCGATGAAGAAGATCATGTCCTCGGCTCAAGAAAGAAAGCAACCTTTGAATCCAGACAAAAGCGACTGCAGAAGTCTACAGGTAAAGGTAAAGGGAAGGGAAGTCAATTTGAAAGCCACAAaaagaaaatgggtcaagaaaGTGGAGGCTCAGACAGCAGGCTGATCACATCAAGTGTGAGAAAATTGACTGTAAAGGGAACAGAACAGTCAAAGCAGGACTTGATTACTGAAACTGAAACTGGTCAAAAGTCAAAAGATGAGGCTGAAACTGTCGCTAGGAGGGGAAGAGGACAACAAGGTCACACTGAAGAGGAAAGCTTAGCCGGTGATAATGACATTGTAATGGACAATGACGTGAGTGAAGTTGAGGATAATGAAGCTCTGGCCAGTGAAAAGAAGGCTACTCCTGaacaaaagagaaaatctaaatcAAGTACCAAATCATCtgatggttcacattcaaaggGAGATACTTCTGTTGGTGAAGAAGATCGTGAAATTGTCTCCGAGAAACCAATAGAGACGGGTAAGAAAGCTGGAAAAGGTAAGAAGAGCACTGTAAAATCAAGCACTGGTAAATATACAAGCCACAGGTCAATCTTCTCATCATTTGTTTCTTCTGATGAGGAAACAGAGGTAATGAAGGAAGATAAGAAAATCAACAGGAGTGCAAAATCAAAACTGAATAAGAAAAATACAGGCAAGAGAACAAAACCTGCTGATGAAGAACTGCTGTCTGGAAGTCCTGGCAATGAAGGAGATGTACCCAGCACTGGCATGAGAAAGAGGGGCAGGAGTAGTGTCAAGAAACAGAACACGAGGAAGGGATCAAGTAAGGAAAAGATAGTTGAATCAGAATCAGAATTAGAAGATGATGTTAGGACAGCCAAAAGGAAAACACCAGCATCAAAGGCTAAGTTATCTGAAAGGAAACGTGGCAAGccaaaaaagaaaacagaggaGGAAAAAGGAGATCTTGAGATGAACAGAAATACTGGAAAGAGTACAGGTCAGAAGAGGACAAAGAAAGCAGTGCAAAGTAACAAGAAAGCAGAGCAAAGTAACAAGAAAGCAGTGCAAAGTAACAAGAAAGCAGTGCAAAGTAACAAGAAAGCAGTGCAAAGTAACAAGAAAGCAGAGCAAAGTAACAAGAAAGCAGTGCAAAGTAACAAGAAAGCAGTGCAAAGTAACAAGAAGACAAAGGCAAATCAAGAAAGGAGTCAGGTTAAGGGGTCTGCGCATCGACAACGTCAGCACCCTAGAGTTGTATATTCTGAAGATGACACATTCCAGGCTGAGACAGATGATGAAATGACAAATCAATGGAGCCAAGCTGAACAACAGAGTGTGCCACTGTCTGACACTGAACAATCTGAGATTAACAGGAATAAAGTTATTTTTGCTAATGACAATCTCATATCACCAACAG AAAAGATACTCTCACCTCACCTGGGAAGTGGGACACGACACTCCTCGAGAAGAAAATCCAAACCTAAGGAATACTGGAAGGTGTCCTCCGATGATGCCAGCACAGTGCCGTTAGCTGCGGACATGGCAAGTCACAAAACAAAGAGAAGCAAGAAAATCAAAGAGATAGATCAAGATGCCGGAGTTGCTGGTAAGCAAGGGACAGTCAGAAAGTCTTCAAAGAAAGGAAGAGATACCAGTACTGCCAAGAAAAATCAACAAGTGCAGAGAAGCACCAAGAGGAAGAGTGAAGCCAAGTCTGCTGGTCCAAAGAAATCTCAGAGAAAATCTGCAGTGGCCAAGATGAACTCATATTTGGAACTGTCAG ATCCAAATGAACTGTACAGCACATTAATGGAAGATCTTGATGGAGATAATGAAGAGCAGAGCGTGGGACAGAGCTACATTGCAGAGCCATCGCCAGCTAAGAAACGACGGGGTCAACAAACCCCGCAGAAATCACCAAGGAAACCAATCCAGCCCCActttgatgaagatgatgatgatgacaatgatgataatgacaatGATGAACAATATGATGACAATTACGATGGACAATCCATGAATGTTGAAATGGAAGAGACAGATGAAACTCTTATTGAATCATGGCAACATTCCGGTGAAAGCGAAGAAAGCGAAACAATCACACCACAGTCCTTCAATAAGGGACCAATGGACTCATATGAAAGCTCAGATGAGGATCGGCCCATACCAAGGAAAACCATTGCAAAGGGAACGAAACTGAAAAAAGTGCAACTGA TCGAACCCAAAAGTGGCACTCCCGGTCTGAGGCGGAGCAGAAGATGTAGAGTAGGGCCAACCAGATACTGGATGAATGAAAGGCCTATCTATGAGAAACGCAAGTCTGGAGGTTTTGTCCTCACAAACGTTCAGACACCGTTTGTTCCTGATGAAAGCAAAGGACGTAGAATTG CCAAACGCCAGAGGATGGCTAAATCACCAGTTGATATGTCACTCCATGGAGATGTTGAAGACTCCTTTGAAGAAGACGCAGCTCCTCTTATCACAACATTTGATTCTTCTCAAAACAGGGAGGTTGAAATGG ATTGTGTGAGATCCGGCTCAGCCCTTGAGTATGTAGGACCAACAGGACGTAACGCCACTGCCAATGACTCCATTGCCATTACTAAGGCATTGGACACTGAGAAGTTTGCCATGGGAAAGCTTGTGTTGAGACCTCTGCAGGAGAAACCAGCACAGCTTGTCAGAACAGACACACTGGCTTTCCACATCATCAAAGgcaagataatggttgaaattCACCATACCAAGGTTCTCTTGCAAGCTGGTGATTACTTCTACGTACCAACAG GAAACTCCTATTCCGTGAGAAACCTTCGGAAGGATGAAGCCATTCTATCTTACTTTCTTCTCAAGCAGACAAAGTAA